A window of Halopseudomonas sabulinigri genomic DNA:
TCGATTTGAACATGCCCGGCGCCTATGGTTTTTCTGGCCTGGCCCAGCTGCGCGGCCAGTACCCGCACATCCCCGTTATCATGATTTCCGCCCAGGAAGAGGGCTCGGTAGTCCGGCGTGCCAAGGATTTTGGCGCGAGCGGGTTTATCCCCAAATCCGCCACCCTGGAAGACATCCAGGCCTCGGTGCAGGCCGTGCTGGAGGGCGGTGTGTGCTGGCCGCCCGGCCTCGACAACCCGACCGGCATGACGCCCGAGCAGCAGAGCATCAGCGCCCGCGTTGCCAGCCTCACCCCCCAGCAGTTCCGCGTGCTGACCATGGTGTGCGATGGTTTGCTGAACAAGCAGATTGCCTACGAACTGGACGTGTCGGAAGCCACCATCAAGGCGCACGTCACCGCTATTTTCCGCAAACTCGAAGTGCGGACCCGTACCCAGGCTGCGCTGGCATTGCAGCAGATGGAGCTGAGCAAGACCGGTTGAGTCTTCGCGGCCGGGTTGGCGCCGCGAGCCCTCGCGCTGCCGGTGCAGCCTCTCTACGACTGAAGTCTGAGCGCCAGGTGCTGGGCAAAGGCGCGGCGCGCTGCCAGACTGGAGCGCAGATACAGAACGAGATGAAAACCCCGCAATGATGCTCTCCGGCGGCCTGGTCGCCCTGATATTTCTGCTCTATATGGCGCTGCTGTTTGTGATCGCCTTTTGGGGCGACCGTCGCCGTACCGAGCTGAGCCCGCGGCTTCGCGTCTGGGTTTACAGCCTGTCGCTGGCTGTCTGGTGTACCAGCTGGACCTTCTTTGGCGCCGTGGGTATGGCGGCGGATCAGTTGTGGGGGTTTCTGCCGATCTATCTGGGGCCGGTGCTGTTGTTCCTGTTTGGTTGGCGCTTGTATGCGCGCATGATCGCCATCAGCAAGCAGGAGAACATCACCTCCATCGCCGACTTCATCGCCTCGCGCTATGGCAAGTCGCAGAGCCTGGGTGTGGTGGTCTCGCTGCTTTGTCTGGTCAGCGTGTTGCCCTACATTGCGCTGCAGCTCAAGGGCATAGTCCTGGGTTACAACCTGCTCAGCGCGGCGCCGCTGGTGGGCGGTGTGCCGACCGATGCGGTGGGCGCCGAAGACACCGCCCTGGTGGTCACCCTGGTACTCGCGTTGTTCACCGTCCTGTTTGGTACCCGCAGCCTGGATGTGACCGAGCATCACCGCGGCATGATGCTGGCCATCGCCTTCGAGTCGATCGTCAAGCTGCTGGCTTTTCTGGCGGTGGGCGTGTTCGTGACCTTCGGTTTGTTTGGTGGCGCGGCGGAGCTGTTCAGTGATGCGCGCAACAACGCCGCGTTGGCCACTTACTGGCAACGCGATACGCCAGTGCTGAGCTTGCTGTTCCAGACCTTCATTGCGGTGCTGGCCTTTGTCTGCCTGCCGCGTCAGTTTCAGGTCGCGGTGGTGGAAAACAGCGAACCCGGCGATCTGCGTCTGGCGCGGTGGGTATTTCCGGTATACGTGATTCTCGCCGCGCTCTTTGTGATCCCGATCAGTCTGGCCGGGCAGATGACGCTTGGCTCAGGCTTATCCGCCGATTCCTACGTGATCAGCCTGCCATTGTTGCAGGGGCATCCGGAGCTGGCCATGTTGGCCTTTCTGGGCGGCGCCTCGGCGGCCTCGGGCATGGTGATTGTGGCGGCGATTGCGCTCAGTACCATGGTCTCGAACGACGTGGTGCTGCCGGTGCTGCTGCGCAGCAAGACCCGGCCGGAACACTCCTACGAGCAATTCCGTGGCTGGCTGCTGAACGTGCGGCGCACCAGTATTCTGATCATCCTGTTGCTGGCCTACGTGGTCTACCGCCTGATCGGGTCGGACACCAGTCTGGCCAGCATCGGCCAGGTGGCCTTTGCCGCCATCGCGCAGCTGGCGCCGGCGATGTTCGGCGCGCTGTTCTGGAAGCAAGCCAATCGCACGGGTGTGCTCGCCGGGCTGCTGGTGGGGATCAGCCTGTGGCTGTATCTGCTGGTGCTGCCGTTGGTAGGTGCCGGGCTGCACTGGCAGGTGGGCGGCTGGCCGTTGGTCGAGGGCATGCGCGCTGCGGCGGGCAACTGGAATCTGGATGTGATTACGCTGGGCAGCTTGCTGTCGCTGGCGTGCAACTTTGCTGTGTTTGTCGCCGGTTCGCTGTTCAGCCGCACGCGCGTGCTGGAGCACTGGCAGGCCAGCCGCTTTGTCAGCCAGGACGCGCAGCCCTGGAGCGACAGTCCCAGCCGCGTGCTGTTGCGGGTGCGTCTGGACGATCTGCTGGAGCTGGCCGCGCGTTTTGTTGGCAGTGAGCGTGCCGAAGCCAGCTTTGATGCCTACGCTCGCAGCCAGGGCGGCAGTTTTTCCGGTAGCCAGACGGCAGACTCGGGCTGGATTACCCTGACCGAACGCCTGCTGGCCGGCGTCTTGGGCGCCTCGTCGGCGCGCATCGTGGTGAAAGCCGCGATTGAAGGGCGCGACATGCAGTTCGACGATGTGGTGCGTATCGTCGATGAGGCCTCCGAGGTACTGCAGTTCAATCGCGGCCTGCTGCAAGGCGCCATCGAAAACATCACCCAGGGCATCAGCGTGGTCGACAAGTCGCTGCGGCTGGTGGCCTGGAACTTCCGCTACCTGGAAATGTTCGAGTATCCAGAAGGGCTGATCACCATCGGCCGGCCGATAGCCGACATCATTTTGTACAACGCCCAGCGTGGCTTGTGTGGGCCGGGCGATCCGCAGGTGCATGTCGATAAACGCATTGCCTGGATGCAGCAGGGCACTGCGCACCGCTCCGAGCGCATGTTCCCCAACGGCAGTGTGATCGAGATCATCGGCAATCCCATGCCCAAGGGCGGCTTTGTCATGAGCTTCACCGATATTTCCGACTTTCGTAATGCAGAGAAGGCGCTTCAGGAGGCCAACGAAAGCCTGGAGCGGCGGGTGATCGAACGTACTCAGGAGTTGTCGGCGCTGAACCAGGCGCTGTTGCAGGCCAAGGCGCAGACCGAACGTACCAGCCAGTCGAAAAGCCGCTTTCTCACTGCCGTCAGCCATGACCTGATGCAGCCGCTGAATGCCGCACGGCTGTTCTCTGCCTCGTTGTCGCACCAGCCTGGCCTGCCCGGTGAGGCGCCGCAATTGGTGCGCCACCTGGATAGCGCCCTGAGTTCGGCTGAGGAGCTGATTACCGACCTGCTGGATATCTCACGGCTGGAAGCCGGGCGGGTAACACCGGAACTCAGCGATTTCGCCCTCAGCGAGTTGATCGAGCCGTTGCGTATCGAATTCACTGCCTTGGCAGCAGAGCAGGGCGTTGATCTGCGCGTGCACCCCAGCCATCTGCGCGTGCGCTCGGACATTCGCCTGCTGCGGCGGGTGTTGCAGAACTTTCTCACCAACGCCTTTCGCTACGCGGGCTCGGCACGCGTGGTACTGGGGGTACGCCTGCAGCAAAACACCGTGCGCCTGGAAGTGTGGGATCAGGGCCCCGGCATTGCACAGGACAAATTGCAGGTGATTTTCGAGGAGTTTCAGCGTTTGGACAGCCACCGTACCCAGGCGGAAAAAGGTTTGGGTCTGGGGCTGGCCATCGCCGATGGCTTGTGCCGCGTGCTCGGTCACTCGCTCAATGTGCGCTCCTGGCCGGGCCGGGGCAGCGTGTTTAGCGTCACTGTGCCTATCGCCCAGCAAAGCCGGCTGGCGCGTCCGGCGGAGAGTGCCGCCGAGATACAACCCGAGCTGCAGGGGGCTCCAGTGCTTTGCATTGATAACGAAAGCAGCATTCTGGCGGGTATGCAGAGCCTGTTGCGGCGTTGGCAGTGCCAGGTAGCCGTGGCACGTAACCGTGAAGAGGTCCGCGGCGTGTTGGCCGGCGGTTTTGTGCCGCAGCTGATTCTGGTCGATTACCACCTGGATGGCGGCGATACCGGAACCCAGGTGATGGTCTGGCTGCGCGAGCAGCTGGGCGTGGATCTGCCCGGTGTGGTGATCAGCGCGGACGGGCGGCAGGAGCTGATCAGCCAGATCGAGCTGGCGGGGTTGGACTACTTGCCCAAACCGGTCAAACCGGCTGCGCTGCGCGCGCTGATCAGCCGGCACATTGCCCTGGCGTGATGCCGGGCTGCGCGGCAACTGTTACAGCGCAACTGTATCTTGTGAGCGGAACCTGTGCGGGATAGGGTGCCGGTCTTCATTCTGGCCCCATTGCGGCCTGCTCAACGGATCATCTGTCATGTCGGCGCACGTCAAAGCCTTTGCCCTCGGTGCTCGCGATACCCTGCCCATGCTGTTGGGCGCGCTGCCGTTCGGCATTATCTTCGGCACCCTGGCGATAGCCTCCGGGCTATCCATGCCGGCCACCTTGCTGATGTCGGCGCTGGTGTTTGCCGGCTCGGCGCAGTTTATTGCGGTCAGCCTGATTGCCTCGGGCGCAGGCCTGGCAGTGCTGTTGGCCACCACGCTGGTAGTAAACCTGCGCCACATGCTCTACAGCGCCAGCCTGCTACCCTACGTACGGCATTTGCCGCAGCGCTGGAAGCTGCCATTGGCGTTCTGGCTCACCGACGAAACCTTTGCCGTGGTGCACCGGCACTATCTGGACAATCAGATTCCTGTCACCCACAAGCACTGGTACTTTTTCGGCTCCTGTCTGGCGATGTACAGCAACTGGTTTCTTTGCACGCTGATTGGCGCGCTGCTGGGTAGTTCGCTGCCGGGCATGGCGGGCTGGGGGCTGGACTTTGCCATGGTCGCCACCTTTGTTGGGATTGTCGTGCCCTTGCTGCGCACCCGGCCGATGCTGCTGGCGGCACTGGTCGCCTCGGCGGTGGCGCTGGCCGCACACGCGCTGCCCTACAAGCTGGGGTTGATGTTGGCGGCGCTGGCGGGCGTCAGCGTTGCGGTATTGGCCGAGCGCTGGGCGCCCCAGCCACTGCAGCCGGGGAGCCAGCCATGAGCGCGTTCGAGATGGCGCTGATCGCCGGCATGGCGCTGATTACCTTTGGCATCCGCTATACCTTGTTTGCCGTTGGCCACCGCGTGCGCTTCAATCTGCTGGTAAGCCGCGCGCTGACCTATGTGCCGGTGGCCGTGCTGAGCGCGATCATCGCGCCGGCCATGCTGATGCCGGGCGAGGGCGGCTGGCAGTTGACCTGGCATAACGCCTATCTGGTCGGCGGGCTGGCCGCCGTGTTGATCTCTGCGCTTACGCGCAACCTGCTGGCGACCATTTTCGGCAGCATGCTGGTGTTCTTTCTCTGGCGCTGGCTGCTGGGCTAGCGCTTACCAGAGTGTTACCCGCTTGGTGCTGATCGCCACAATCAGCAGACTCAGCGCTGCCAGGGAAATCACGCTGGTAAAGCCAATCACGGTGGCGGCAAAACCGATCAAATCGCTGACAAAACCCACGCCCAGCACCACAGTTGCCATGGTCAGATAGGCCATCAGGTAGAACGCCGAGATGATGCCGCCGCGCGTTTCCGGCGGTGCCACGTTGCTGATCGACGCAATGGCCACCACGCCGGTAGCGCCGGCGCCACTGGCGGTCGCCAGCGTCGCCAGGGCAAACATCCAGGGCGAGCTGGCCATCACTGCCGCTGCCATCACCCCCAAGCCGATGATCAGGGTCATCGGGCCGACGATCAGCATGCGGTCGACCGGTTGTCGCTGGCAGGCAAACTGACTGAACCCGGCCATCAACTGCCAGGCCGCAGCAAACAGCCCGGCGTTGGCGCGATCGTTGATGCCGATCAGCTTGGTTGCCAGCGAGGGGCCGAGTGAGGCATACAGGCTGCCTGTTGACCAGGCCAGGCAGATCGCGGCGGCGGCAAAGGCAAAAGCGCCGATCAGCTCGCGCGGCACCTTGACCGGAGTCGGCCGCCAGGCGCGCCAGCGAAACTCTGGGTGGCGTTGGCCAATGTGCGACGGCCAGGGTGCGGTCAGCAACAAGATTATGGTCGCCAGCGTCAGCGCAATCACGACCAGAAAAGGCCAGCCCAGTGCGCTGCTGGCGCCCCACTTGAGCGCCAGCGAACTCACGGTCGGGCCGGCAAAGGCGCCGAGAGTAAAAAACAGCGCAGACAGGGTCGCGGCGCGGGTCCAGTTTTCGTTAGGTTCCAGCTCCACCAAAGCAGCAGAGGCCGCGCCAGTCACGATGCCAGTGCCGATGCCGGTCAGCACCCGCGCCGCGCCCAGGGCGTAAATATCGGTGGCCAGATAGAACATCACCGCGCCGGCCATGATAAACAGCAGGCCGGGCACCATCATTTGGCGGCGGCCAAGCTTGTCCGATAGCGCGCCGAGTGTCAGCAGGGTGCTGACCACGCCCAGCACATAGATAGAGAACACCGCCGTCAGCGCGGTGGACGAGAAGCCCCATTGCGCTTGCCATACCGCGTACAGCGGCGTAGGCAGATTGGAGGCAAAAATGGTGGTGAAGATGGCCATCAGCGCCGCCGACATCGCTAGCGCGCGACTATCCGTGGTCCCTGTGGTCTGTCCTGCGCCCGCCATGCTATGCCCCCGCTGAGATAAAAGAGCGGCATTATCGCAAAGAACCACCGCCAAGGCGCGATGGTTGTTGCATCACGGTTGTTGATGGGGCGGCAATGACAGTGGCGCCGCCAGGTCGCTCAAGGAAATAGCGTAGTGTGCATCCAGCGCCCTTGCACCCAATGCCCGCAGGCTGGCCAGATCCGCGGGCGGGGCGGGCCACAAGCGGGTGTGCTCGATCACCCTTGGCGCTTGGCCGTCCGGCGGTTGCTCCGCGAGGGCAAAGCGGAACGGGTGATAGCCGGTCATGCCCAGGCGCAGGTCGGTGGCCACCCACTGCTGCTCGATCAGATCAAAGCGCAGGCGGTCACCGGTGAACCAGCGCAGGCGTTCATATTGGGTAGAGCCGGCCAACACTTCATCAGCCGCGCTGGCATGCCGCGGCAGCGCCACCAGCACAGGTGGCTGGCTGTCGAGCCAACTGACCAGGCCTTCGTAATACTGATCACCCTCTATTGCCACCACCCGCCACAGCAGCGTATTGAACGGCGTAGGCGAGCTGAAGGTGCTTTGCGCCTCTATGCCCTGTGCTTGCAAAGCCTTTTGCAGCTGCGACTCGGCCATCCACTTGCCGCCCAGGGTGCTGGCCAAGTACAGGCTGCTCAGGGCCAGGCCAGCGTATTGCCAGCGCAGCGCGCTGCGCCGCAGGCCAAAGCACAGGCCCACCAGCATCGCCGCAAGCAGGGGCAGGGTGTAGAGCGGGTCGATGATAAATATGCTGGAGATCGCCACCGGCGGCGTGTCCAGCGGCCAGAACAGCTGGGTGCCGTAACTGGTGAAGCTGTCGAGCAGTGGATGGGTGCAGAGCACCAGCAGCAACGTCAGCCATAATCGTCGGCCACTGTACGCAGCACGTGGTCCAAACCTGCGGATGACCAGCGCCATCGCGGTCGCCAGCGCTGCCAACACAAACAAGGAATGGCTGAAGCCGCGATGATAGGTCATGTCGGCCACGGCATCGCCGTAATCCAGCAACACGTCCATATCCGGCAAGGTGGCCAACAATCCGCCATAGACCAGCGCCTTGCGGCCCTGCCACCGGCCAAGCATGGCGCCCTGAATCGAGGCGCCGAGTACTACCTGGGTAACTGAATCCAAAACGGCATCTCCGCGAATGACAGCCCACAGCCTAATGCAAAAACGCCGTGCAGAGCACGGCGCAATCGATTCGCAGTATTACAGCGGCAGGCTCAGCTCAGCGCGTGCTGCTTGTCCAGCTCGATGGAGCTATCCAGCAGCTCAAGCAGTGCCTTGCGCGTCTTCAGCTTGGTATTGCGGTGCGCGGTCATGTTCAGCCCGGCCAGCTGCTTGGCCATCGCCATGGCGGTGGCTTCCAGTTCTTCCGCCGGAACGATCTTGTCGAGAAAGCCAGCATCTACGGCATCGGCCGGATCAAACATCTCGGCATTGATCACCGAGCGGTTGAAGGCGCTGGGCGTCAGCCGCGCACGGGCCAGCTCAATGCCCACATGGTGCATGGTCATGCCAATCTGCACCTCATTCAGACCAATCTTGAACGGGCCTTCAACACCCAGACGGTAGTCAGACGACAGCAGCAGGAAGGCGCCCTTGGCGACTGCATGGCCGGTGCACACCGTGATGATCGGGAAAGGGTGCGACAGCATGCGCCGCGCCAGGGTAGAGCCGGAAGCAACCAGCCCCTTGGCCGCATCGGCGCTGGAAGTCATTACTTTCAGATCATAGCCGCCAGACAGAATGCCCGGCTTGCCACTCAGTACCACCACCGCACGGTCTTGCTCGGCTTGATCCAGCGCCGCGTTCAACGCCACCACCATGTCGGGCGACACGGCATTGACCTTGCCATTGTCCATGCTCAGCTGGGCGATGCCGTCGGCAAAACGATAGGAAACCAGGTCACTCATGAGGCAGTCCTCTATATCAAAGTCAGGCGGCAGCGCCGGCCGGGGAAACCCGCAGTTTATCAACTTAATACTGACTGACGAGTCTTGCATTCACATCTGAACCAGCATGGCACAAAGCCGAAAAAGCGTTTGCCAAACTCCGGCTTGTTCTGTAAATTAGCGCGCCTTGGTAGCCGGGTCACACCCAGC
This region includes:
- a CDS encoding crotonase/enoyl-CoA hydratase family protein, with the protein product MSDLVSYRFADGIAQLSMDNGKVNAVSPDMVVALNAALDQAEQDRAVVVLSGKPGILSGGYDLKVMTSSADAAKGLVASGSTLARRMLSHPFPIITVCTGHAVAKGAFLLLSSDYRLGVEGPFKIGLNEVQIGMTMHHVGIELARARLTPSAFNRSVINAEMFDPADAVDAGFLDKIVPAEELEATAMAMAKQLAGLNMTAHRNTKLKTRKALLELLDSSIELDKQHALS
- a CDS encoding AzlD domain-containing protein; the protein is MSAFEMALIAGMALITFGIRYTLFAVGHRVRFNLLVSRALTYVPVAVLSAIIAPAMLMPGEGGWQLTWHNAYLVGGLAAVLISALTRNLLATIFGSMLVFFLWRWLLG
- a CDS encoding metal-dependent hydrolase encodes the protein MDSVTQVVLGASIQGAMLGRWQGRKALVYGGLLATLPDMDVLLDYGDAVADMTYHRGFSHSLFVLAALATAMALVIRRFGPRAAYSGRRLWLTLLLVLCTHPLLDSFTSYGTQLFWPLDTPPVAISSIFIIDPLYTLPLLAAMLVGLCFGLRRSALRWQYAGLALSSLYLASTLGGKWMAESQLQKALQAQGIEAQSTFSSPTPFNTLLWRVVAIEGDQYYEGLVSWLDSQPPVLVALPRHASAADEVLAGSTQYERLRWFTGDRLRFDLIEQQWVATDLRLGMTGYHPFRFALAEQPPDGQAPRVIEHTRLWPAPPADLASLRALGARALDAHYAISLSDLAAPLSLPPHQQP
- a CDS encoding AzlC family ABC transporter permease, translated to MSAHVKAFALGARDTLPMLLGALPFGIIFGTLAIASGLSMPATLLMSALVFAGSAQFIAVSLIASGAGLAVLLATTLVVNLRHMLYSASLLPYVRHLPQRWKLPLAFWLTDETFAVVHRHYLDNQIPVTHKHWYFFGSCLAMYSNWFLCTLIGALLGSSLPGMAGWGLDFAMVATFVGIVVPLLRTRPMLLAALVASAVALAAHALPYKLGLMLAALAGVSVAVLAERWAPQPLQPGSQP
- a CDS encoding response regulator; the protein is MGLSYDILIADDHPLFRSALRQALFAGLGDTISLNEVGSIADLQTQLATRADWDLVLLDLNMPGAYGFSGLAQLRGQYPHIPVIMISAQEEGSVVRRAKDFGASGFIPKSATLEDIQASVQAVLEGGVCWPPGLDNPTGMTPEQQSISARVASLTPQQFRVLTMVCDGLLNKQIAYELDVSEATIKAHVTAIFRKLEVRTRTQAALALQQMELSKTG
- a CDS encoding hybrid sensor histidine kinase/response regulator produces the protein MMLSGGLVALIFLLYMALLFVIAFWGDRRRTELSPRLRVWVYSLSLAVWCTSWTFFGAVGMAADQLWGFLPIYLGPVLLFLFGWRLYARMIAISKQENITSIADFIASRYGKSQSLGVVVSLLCLVSVLPYIALQLKGIVLGYNLLSAAPLVGGVPTDAVGAEDTALVVTLVLALFTVLFGTRSLDVTEHHRGMMLAIAFESIVKLLAFLAVGVFVTFGLFGGAAELFSDARNNAALATYWQRDTPVLSLLFQTFIAVLAFVCLPRQFQVAVVENSEPGDLRLARWVFPVYVILAALFVIPISLAGQMTLGSGLSADSYVISLPLLQGHPELAMLAFLGGASAASGMVIVAAIALSTMVSNDVVLPVLLRSKTRPEHSYEQFRGWLLNVRRTSILIILLLAYVVYRLIGSDTSLASIGQVAFAAIAQLAPAMFGALFWKQANRTGVLAGLLVGISLWLYLLVLPLVGAGLHWQVGGWPLVEGMRAAAGNWNLDVITLGSLLSLACNFAVFVAGSLFSRTRVLEHWQASRFVSQDAQPWSDSPSRVLLRVRLDDLLELAARFVGSERAEASFDAYARSQGGSFSGSQTADSGWITLTERLLAGVLGASSARIVVKAAIEGRDMQFDDVVRIVDEASEVLQFNRGLLQGAIENITQGISVVDKSLRLVAWNFRYLEMFEYPEGLITIGRPIADIILYNAQRGLCGPGDPQVHVDKRIAWMQQGTAHRSERMFPNGSVIEIIGNPMPKGGFVMSFTDISDFRNAEKALQEANESLERRVIERTQELSALNQALLQAKAQTERTSQSKSRFLTAVSHDLMQPLNAARLFSASLSHQPGLPGEAPQLVRHLDSALSSAEELITDLLDISRLEAGRVTPELSDFALSELIEPLRIEFTALAAEQGVDLRVHPSHLRVRSDIRLLRRVLQNFLTNAFRYAGSARVVLGVRLQQNTVRLEVWDQGPGIAQDKLQVIFEEFQRLDSHRTQAEKGLGLGLAIADGLCRVLGHSLNVRSWPGRGSVFSVTVPIAQQSRLARPAESAAEIQPELQGAPVLCIDNESSILAGMQSLLRRWQCQVAVARNREEVRGVLAGGFVPQLILVDYHLDGGDTGTQVMVWLREQLGVDLPGVVISADGRQELISQIELAGLDYLPKPVKPAALRALISRHIALA
- a CDS encoding MFS transporter; amino-acid sequence: MAGAGQTTGTTDSRALAMSAALMAIFTTIFASNLPTPLYAVWQAQWGFSSTALTAVFSIYVLGVVSTLLTLGALSDKLGRRQMMVPGLLFIMAGAVMFYLATDIYALGAARVLTGIGTGIVTGAASAALVELEPNENWTRAATLSALFFTLGAFAGPTVSSLALKWGASSALGWPFLVVIALTLATIILLLTAPWPSHIGQRHPEFRWRAWRPTPVKVPRELIGAFAFAAAAICLAWSTGSLYASLGPSLATKLIGINDRANAGLFAAAWQLMAGFSQFACQRQPVDRMLIVGPMTLIIGLGVMAAAVMASSPWMFALATLATASGAGATGVVAIASISNVAPPETRGGIISAFYLMAYLTMATVVLGVGFVSDLIGFAATVIGFTSVISLAALSLLIVAISTKRVTLW